A stretch of the Glycine soja cultivar W05 chromosome 13, ASM419377v2, whole genome shotgun sequence genome encodes the following:
- the LOC114382476 gene encoding amino acid transporter AVT6B-like, whose amino-acid sequence MTIGSLEYKAKNTKSRKNKLVVDEKAPLIPKTHDADAEGFDEFNGASFSGAVFNLSTTAIGAGIMGLPACVKKLGMVPGLLAIILTALLTEKSIGFMIRNSRAGNLSSYGNLVGDSFGKFGKALVQICVIINNIGMLIIYMIIIGDVISGTSSSSEFHHSGVLEGWFGVHWWTGRTFVLLFTTFAVFAPLSCFKRIDSLRYTSALSFGLAVAFLVIAVGISIFKISIGGIGMPRLFPIITDVASVFELFTVTPVVVTAYLCHFNVHSIDNELEDSSQINGIVRTSLALCASVYLLTSFFGFLLFGEGTLDDVLANFDIDLGIPFGSVLNDAVRFSYAAHLVLVFPVVFYAVRINLDGLIFPSSRPLVLDNFRFASITMVLIVASFLGANFIPSIWDIFQFTGATAAACLSFIFPSAITLRDRYNIATKKDKILSVFMIVLAVLANVVAVYSDAFALIKNSITKRE is encoded by the exons ATGACTATTGGAAGTCTTGAATATAAGGCAAAGAACACAAAATCAAGGAAGAACAAATTAGTTGTTGATGAGAAGGCGCCTTTGATACCTAAGACTCATGATGCTGATGCTGAAGGTTTTGATGAATTCAATGGTGCTTCATTTTCTGGGGCAGTTTTCAACTTATCCACCACAGCTATTGGTGCTGGGATCATGGGGTTGCCAGCATGTGTGAAAAAGTTGGGGATGGTGCCTGGTCTTCTTGCTATTATCTTAACTGCTTTGTTGACAGAGAAGTCAATTGGGTTCATGATCAGGAATTCCCGGGCAGGGAATCTTTCTTCTTATGGGAATCTCGTGGgggattcatttggcaaattcGGAAAAGCTCTGGTGCAAATATGCGTTATAATCAACAACATTGGAATGCTGATTATTTACATGATTATTATTG GTGATGTGATTTCTGGAACATCTTCTTCTAGTGAATTTCATCATTCTGGTGTACTTGAAGGATGGTTTGGAGTTCACTGGTGGACAGGTCGTACATTTGTTCTTCTTTTTACAACATTTGCTGTGTTTGCACCTTTGTCATGCTTCAAGCGAATTG ATTCGTTGAGATACACTTCTGCATTATCATTTGGCTTAGCAGTTGCTTTTCTTGTTATTGCTGTGGGAATCTCAATTTTCAAGATTTCAATTGGAGGCATTGGGATGCCCAGACTCTTCCCAATCATTACTGACGTAGCCTCAGTTTTTGAACTGTTCACTGTAACTCCTGTGGTTGTGACAGCCTATTTATGCCACTTCAATG TTCACAGCATAGATAATGAACTGGAGGACTCCTCGCAGATAAATGGGATTGTGCGTACTTCCCTTGCTCTATGTGCTTCAGTGTACTTGCTAACAAGCTTCTTTGGGTTCCTCCTATTTGGTGAAGGAACTCTTGATGATGTGCTTGCCAATTTTGACATTGATCTTGGAATTCCTTTTGGTTCTGTGCTCAACGATGCTGTTCGTTTTAGCTATGCCGCACATCTTGTGCTTGTATTTCCAGTTGTCTTCTATGCAGTGCGGATCAACCTTGATGGTCTCATATTTCCATCATCTAGGCCTTTGGTTCTAGATAACTTCAGATTTGCATCAATTACTATGGTCCTTATTGTTGCTTCCTTTTTGGGAGCAAATTTCATACCCAGCATTTGGGATATATTCCAGTTCACCGGAGCAACAGCTGCTGCATGTTTATCATTCATATTTCCATCTGCCATCACCCTAAG GGATCGATACAACATTGCAACTAAAAAAGACAAGATTCTATCAGTGTTTATGATAGTCCTCGCAGTCTTGGCGAATGTTGTGGCTGTATACAGTGATGCCTTTGCCCTGATCAAGAATAGTATAACTAAACGTGAATGA
- the LOC114381013 gene encoding 60S ribosomal protein L32-1, translating to MAVPLLSKKIVKKRVKKFIRPQSDRKISVKPSWRRPKGIDSRVRRKFKGCTLMPNIGYGSDKKTRHYLPNGFKKFVVHNVKDLELLMMHNRTYCAEIAHNVSTRKRKDIVERAAQLDVVLTNKTARLRSQEDE from the exons ATGGCGGTACCCTTGCTCTCCAAGAAGATCGTGAAGAAGCGCGTCAAGAAGTTTATACGCCCCCAGAGTGATCGCAAGATCTCCGTCAAG CCAAGCTGGCGCAGACCCAAGGGTATTGATTCTCGTGTCAGGAGAAAGTTCAAAGGATGCACTTTGATGCCCAACATTGGTTATGGCTCAGACAAGAAAACCCGCCATTATCTACCAAATGGTTTCAAGAAATTTGTCGTGCACAATGTGAAAGACCTGGAACTTCTCATGATGCATAACAG GACATATTGTGCTGAGATTGCTCACAATGTATCCACAAGGAAGAGGAAGGACATAGTTGAGAGAGCTGCTCAGCTTGATGTTGTCTTGACGAACAAGACGGCCAGACTACGTAGCCAGGAGGATGAGTAG